In Humulus lupulus chromosome 7, drHumLupu1.1, whole genome shotgun sequence, the following are encoded in one genomic region:
- the LOC133792042 gene encoding uncharacterized protein LOC133792042 yields MTARIKAWSARNLSFAGRAVLINSVLLTIHSYWSQVMILPKKVINGIEAICRAYLWKGHHLFQGAVLIAWESVCQSKAAGGIGFKRVAEWNTAAIIKYVWAIAKKEDNLWVRWIHSVYIKGEDWWSYQSPNQGSWHWRKLVAVKERVKSITDMQQFAGARYQISRGYTMLCPVQNKIKWSQEVWGRLNLPRHSLVLWIAVQNRLRTREKLQKYNIIAESHCLFCRLHTETEEHLFFSCSLSLICIQQGKSWLRWGAESRSLGSLLRWIERAKISKFRKQCYSAAIAALVYQIWHARNDILLHLKAVKIDLIVRKIKEDVKCRVSCVRPQRVSTVDIEWFSKL; encoded by the coding sequence ATGACAGCTAGGATTAAGGCATGGAGTGCTCGAAATTTATCATTTGCAGGACGAGCTGTACTCATCAACTCTGTGTTACTAACAATTCATTCATATTGGAGCCAAGTCATGATCTTACCAAAGAAAGTTATCAATGGAATTGAAGCCATATGTCGTGCTTATCTTTGGAAGGGTCATCATCTGTTTCAGGGAGCAGTACTTATAGCTTGGGAAAGTGTATGTCAATCCAAGGCTGCAGGGGGAATAGGTTTTAAGAGAGTTGCTGAGTGGAATACTGCTGCCATCATCAAGTATGTATGGGCAATTGCAAAAAAAGAAGACAACTTATGGGTTAGGTGGATACATAGTGTTTACATCAAGGGAGAAGATTGGTGGAGCTATCAGTCACCTAATCAAGGGAGCTGGCATTGGAGAAAGTTGGTTGCTGTCAAAGAACGGGTTAAGAGTATTACTGATATGCAGCAGTTTGCTGGTGCAAGATACCAGATATCTCGAGGCTACACGATGTTATGTCctgttcaaaataaaataaaatggagTCAAGAGGTGTGGGGAAGACTTAACTTACCAAGACATAGCTTGGTATTATGGATAGCTGTTCAAAATAGATTAAGAACAAGGGAAAAATTGcagaaatataatataattgcTGAGTCTCATTGTTTGTTCTGTCGGCTTCATACAGAAACAGAGGAGCATCTCTTCTTCAGTTGTTCTTTATCTTTGATTTGTATTCAGCAAGGGAAGAGCTGGCTTCGATGGGGAGCTGAATCAAGATCCCTGGGCAGTCTTCTAAGATGGATTGAAAGAGCCAAAATTAGCAAGTTCAGAAAGCAATGTTACTCAGCTGCAATTGCAGCTTTGGTTTATCAAATCTGGCATGCCCGAAATGATATTCTCTTGCATTTGAAGGCGGTGAAGATAGACTTGATTGTGAGAAAAATTAAGGAAGATGTTAAATGTAGAGTCAGCTGTGTTAGGCCTCAACGTGTCAGTACAGTAGACATAGAGTGGTTTTCGAAATTGTAA